One genomic region from Rosa rugosa chromosome 1, drRosRugo1.1, whole genome shotgun sequence encodes:
- the LOC133727240 gene encoding F-box protein CPR1-like, which yields MADSLPEDVIVRILERLPIKSLIRFTCVSKRWRFIILCDPEFAKAQFQIASHHQTLRHRLLISTACESEFNSLDLDAPPSPSGYNSSVRCPFTQPGGHPVRLLCSCKGLILALVCNQENDMYIWNPSSQFFKKLPDPADLPSKTCLPCYGFGYLSATDDYKVIASFKVSVADDEMEENGSSKEMHIFSSKANTWKRTEAPLDFDFDFYSDSDFGGTLSNEALHWLDDEDDGPGIFAFDLAKEEFQRMPLPILLDGEVSYLRAFRDSLCVFDFENLVPASSIDLWVMQKYGVADSWTNLFNFKVSNQLGDIYYCLPVSVMETSTFLHKVTRFRDGNFIDLIRIGHTEQKPEMHMLSRNTGLMEMIEYEETLLWLAAP from the exons ATGGCGGATTCCTTACCCGAAGACGTGATAGTTCGAATCCTGGAGAGGTTGCCGATCAAATCCCTGATCCGCTTCACCTGCGTTTCGAAACGCTGGCGTTTCATCATACTCTGTGACCCAGAATTCGCCAAGGCCCAATTCCAAATAGCTTCTCACCACCAAACCCTCCGTCACAGGCTCCTCATCTCCACCGCCTGTGAATCTGAATTCAACTCACTAGACTTGGATGCGCCGCCGTCCCCGTCGGGATACAATTCTTCAGTTAGGTGCCCATTCACGCAACCGGGGGGCCATCCTGTCAGACTACTGTGCTCCTGCAAAGGTTTGATACTTGCACTTGTTTGTAATCAAGAAAACGACATGTATATCTGGAACCCATCAAGTCAATTCTTCAAAAAATTACCTGACCCAGCTGATCTTCCCTCAAAAACTTGTCTGCCCTGCTATGGTTTTGGCTATTTGTCGGCCACTGACGACTACAAAGTTATTGCCAGCTTCAAAGTCAGTGTTGCTGATGATGAGATGGAGGAGAATGGCAGCAGCAAGGAAATGCACATCTTCTCATCAAAAGCCAACACTTGGAAAAGGACTGAAGCCCCTCTCGACTTCGACTTCGACTTCTACTCCGACTCTGATTTTGGGGGGACTCTTTCAAATGAGGCACTTCATTGGCTGGATGACGAGGACGACGGACCTGGCATCTTTGCTTTTGATCTAGCAAAGGAGGAGTTCCAAAGAATGCCGCTGCCTATTCTACTAGATGGTGAGGTTTCGTATCTCAGGGCTTTCCGAGACTCTCTGTGTGTGTTTGATTTTGAAAATCTTGTTCCTGCTAGCTCCATTGATTTGTGGGTGATGCAAAAATATGGCGTGGCTGACTCATGGACCAACCTCTTTAACTTCAAGGTTTCCAATCAGCTTGGGGACATATATTATTGTTTGCCAGTCTCGGTAATGGAAACTAGTACATTTCTGCACAAAGTGACTAGATTCCGTGATGGGAATTTTATAGATTTGATAAGGATTGGTCATACGGAACAGAAGCCTGAAATGCATATGTTGAGCAGGAATACAGGTCTCATGGAAATGATTGAATATGAAGAGACTCTACTTTGGCTTG CTGCCCCTTAA
- the LOC133717860 gene encoding protein RER1B-like, translating to MEGLGSDRAAETSPVAQWKSDFSRAFQYYLDRSTPHTLQRWLGTLVVAMIYILRVYYVQGFYVISYGLGIYVLNLLIGFFSPKVDPELEPLDGPSLPTKGADEFKPFVRRLPEFKFWYSITKAFVIAFIMTFISVLDVPVFWPILLCYWIVLFVLTMKRQILHMIKYKYVPFDIGKQRYTGKK from the exons ATGGAGGGACTCGGCAGCGACCGAGCGGCGGAGACGTCACCAGTGGCCCAATGGAAGAGCGATTTCTCGAGAGCATTCCAGTACTATCTGGATCGGTCCACGCCTCACACGCTTCAGAGGTGGCTTGGAACCCTAGTTGTGGCGATGATCTACATTCTGCGTGTCTACTATGTCCAGGGCTTCTATGTGATCTCGTATGGGCTCGGAATCTACGTCTTGAACCTCTTGATTGGGTTCTTCTCACCGAAAGTTGACCCGGAGCTTGAACCTTTGGATGGCCCTTCACTGCCGACCAAAGGTGCTGATGAGTTCAAGCCTTTCGTTCGCCGCCTCCCCGAGTTTAAGTTCTG GTATTCAATCACAAAGGCTTTCGTTATTGCATTTATCATGACCTTCATCTCTGTACTGGATGTGCCTGTTTTCTGGCCGATATTGTTATGCTACTGGATTGTGCTATTTGTCCTCACAATGAAACGACAGATCCTACACATGATCAAATACAAATATGTCCCATTTGATATTGGAAAGCAG AGGTACACTGGAAAGAAGTAA